The Planococcus donghaensis genome contains a region encoding:
- a CDS encoding ABC transporter substrate-binding protein, producing the protein MNKIWKFGATAGLAAVLMAGCGETATPEEDVETPAEPPTEVGDVEFPVTLTDAAGNEVVIDEEPGAIVSMIPSNTEIAYELGLGEKIVGVSDYDNYPEATVDVEKIGGQEFNVEKIIGLQPDLVLAHESGLGVGDAGLQQLRDAGLDVFVVQNAASFEEVYDSITTIGEATGSMERAENIVSEMEAQVASIEELAATIEEPKTVFLEVGSQPDIYTTGSGTFMDEMLTLINAENVAGELEGWVIMDPEAIVAANPDVIITTEGAYVEDAVGQIKSRGGFAEVTAVKEEAVYSLDSDMLTRSGPRLTAGLMEMAQAVYPDVFNE; encoded by the coding sequence ATGAACAAGATTTGGAAGTTTGGAGCAACAGCAGGATTAGCAGCAGTTTTAATGGCAGGGTGCGGAGAAACCGCGACACCTGAAGAGGACGTCGAAACACCAGCAGAACCACCAACTGAAGTGGGAGATGTTGAGTTTCCCGTAACGCTGACAGATGCAGCGGGCAATGAAGTTGTAATTGACGAAGAGCCTGGAGCGATTGTTTCCATGATTCCTTCTAATACAGAAATTGCATATGAACTGGGATTAGGCGAAAAAATCGTTGGCGTATCGGATTATGACAACTACCCAGAAGCAACAGTTGACGTTGAAAAAATTGGGGGACAAGAATTTAATGTAGAAAAAATCATTGGTCTTCAGCCAGACTTAGTCTTGGCTCACGAATCAGGATTAGGTGTGGGCGATGCGGGACTACAGCAATTACGTGATGCCGGACTTGATGTGTTTGTCGTTCAAAACGCAGCGAGCTTTGAGGAAGTGTACGATTCAATTACAACAATCGGAGAAGCGACAGGTAGCATGGAACGAGCGGAAAATATTGTCTCGGAAATGGAAGCTCAAGTAGCATCGATTGAAGAATTGGCAGCAACAATCGAAGAACCAAAAACGGTTTTTTTAGAAGTCGGTAGTCAGCCGGATATTTACACAACTGGTAGCGGGACATTTATGGACGAGATGTTAACGCTAATCAACGCGGAAAATGTTGCTGGCGAATTAGAAGGATGGGTTATTATGGACCCAGAAGCAATTGTTGCAGCAAATCCAGACGTGATTATTACAACCGAAGGCGCTTATGTTGAAGATGCCGTAGGTCAAATCAAATCTCGTGGTGGTTTTGCAGAAGTAACAGCAGTTAAAGAAGAAGCAGTTTACAGCTTAGATTCAGATATGCTCACTCGTTCTGGCCCACGTTTAACAGCGGGACTAATGGAAATGGCTCAGGCAGTATACCCTGATGTGTTCAATGAGTAA
- the argS gene encoding arginine--tRNA ligase, with amino-acid sequence MNAVEQVQRAIKTAFAEAIEKAELTTEAVEVQLESPRDKTNGDYATNIAMQLTRLAKKPPRAIAEAIVANLDKDAANIQTVDIAGPGFINITIKKDYLQDVVKTVLEQKADYGRSSAGGNERIQVEFVSANPTGDLHLGHARGSSVGDSLCNILDFAGYDVSREYYINDAGNQINNLALSIEARYFEALGKGDSMPEDGYRGQDIKDIAEALVQEHGDKFVSMTHEERFETFREHGLKVELAKLQQDLADFRVEFDVWYPESSLYKNGKIDEALAKLRENGHVYEEDGATWFRSTTFGDDKDRVLIKNDGSYTYLMPDIAYHEDKLQRGFGKLINVWGADHHGYIPRMKAAIEALGYDRDTLEVSIIQMVQLYKDGEKMKMSKRTGKAVTMRELVELVGLDAVRYFFAMRSGDSHMDFDLDLAVSQSNENPVYYSQYGHARISSILRQAEEQGLLASEEHLNLLTSEKEIDVLKKIGDFPQVIADAAKQRAPHRITTYIQELASNFHSFYNANKVLDASNVEMTSARLALITAVKTTLANALKTVGVKAPEKM; translated from the coding sequence ATGAATGCAGTAGAACAAGTTCAACGTGCCATTAAAACAGCATTTGCAGAAGCAATCGAAAAAGCAGAATTAACGACAGAAGCTGTTGAAGTACAATTAGAATCACCAAGAGATAAAACCAATGGAGACTATGCTACGAATATTGCGATGCAATTAACACGTTTGGCGAAAAAGCCACCTCGTGCGATTGCTGAAGCGATTGTAGCGAATCTTGATAAAGATGCTGCAAACATTCAAACAGTGGATATTGCTGGACCAGGATTTATCAACATTACGATCAAAAAAGATTATTTGCAGGATGTAGTCAAAACCGTACTGGAGCAAAAAGCAGATTACGGTCGTTCATCAGCAGGTGGCAATGAACGCATCCAAGTTGAGTTTGTTTCGGCGAACCCAACTGGTGACTTGCATTTAGGTCATGCGCGCGGCTCGTCAGTCGGCGATTCGCTTTGCAATATTTTAGATTTTGCTGGATACGATGTATCTCGTGAATATTATATTAACGATGCCGGTAACCAAATTAACAATTTGGCATTATCAATCGAAGCGCGTTATTTTGAAGCGTTAGGTAAAGGCGATAGCATGCCAGAAGACGGCTACCGTGGACAAGATATTAAAGATATCGCCGAAGCATTGGTTCAAGAACATGGCGATAAATTTGTTAGCATGACGCACGAAGAACGTTTTGAAACGTTCCGTGAACACGGTTTAAAAGTGGAATTGGCTAAACTGCAACAAGATTTAGCAGACTTCCGTGTGGAATTTGATGTTTGGTATCCAGAATCGTCTCTTTACAAAAACGGTAAAATTGATGAGGCTTTGGCTAAACTTCGTGAAAACGGTCATGTCTATGAAGAAGACGGCGCTACTTGGTTCCGTTCAACAACGTTTGGTGATGACAAAGACCGCGTATTGATTAAAAATGACGGTTCGTACACATATTTAATGCCTGATATCGCCTATCATGAAGATAAATTACAACGCGGATTTGGGAAGCTGATCAACGTTTGGGGTGCCGATCACCACGGCTATATTCCACGTATGAAAGCAGCTATTGAAGCCCTTGGTTATGATCGCGATACCCTTGAAGTTAGCATTATTCAAATGGTGCAATTGTATAAAGACGGCGAAAAAATGAAGATGAGCAAACGTACAGGAAAAGCTGTAACGATGCGTGAACTTGTCGAATTAGTTGGATTAGATGCTGTGCGTTATTTCTTCGCCATGCGTTCAGGCGATTCGCATATGGACTTTGATTTGGATTTGGCGGTTTCACAGTCAAACGAAAACCCAGTTTATTATTCGCAATATGGGCATGCTCGTATTAGCTCGATTTTACGCCAAGCAGAAGAACAAGGTTTATTGGCTTCAGAAGAACATTTAAACTTATTGACTTCTGAAAAAGAAATTGATGTCTTGAAAAAAATCGGGGATTTCCCGCAAGTCATCGCAGATGCAGCGAAACAACGCGCACCTCACCGCATTACAACGTATATTCAAGAGTTGGCGTCAAATTTCCATAGCTTCTACAATGCCAACAAAGTATTGGATGCATCAAATGTCGAAATGACTAGTGCTCGCTTAGCACTGATCACAGCTGTGAAAACAACGTTAGCCAATGCATTAAAAACAGTGGGCGTCAAAGCTCCTGAAAAAATGTAA
- a CDS encoding DUF1934 domain-containing protein: protein MQKTVEIKLITTIRQPDMEEQVMVLESHGTLTEKNQLRYLQYAEQQDDLEIRTTVKLQENEAVIMRSGGLQMRLPFLLHKEQTGNLTNEQGSFMLTTKAHEIFVSDTRFMVRYDLSLGLDHVGEYEMEIQFMEAK from the coding sequence ATGCAAAAGACAGTAGAAATAAAACTGATAACGACGATCCGTCAGCCGGATATGGAAGAACAAGTGATGGTGTTGGAATCTCATGGAACATTGACAGAGAAAAACCAGCTGCGTTATTTGCAATATGCTGAACAGCAAGACGATCTTGAAATTCGGACGACGGTAAAACTTCAAGAAAATGAAGCAGTGATTATGAGAAGCGGCGGCTTGCAGATGCGGCTCCCTTTTTTATTACATAAAGAACAAACCGGCAATTTAACAAATGAACAAGGTTCGTTTATGTTGACGACCAAAGCGCATGAGATTTTCGTCAGCGACACACGGTTTATGGTCCGCTACGATTTGTCATTGGGCTTAGATCATGTCGGGGAATATGAAATGGAAATACAATTTATGGAGGCTAAATAA